Below is a window of Caldalkalibacillus uzonensis DNA.
AGCATGATTCAGAAGCCCGCTATATCTCCAAGGAATTGGTGGAGGTGACCCAAACCACCCTGGTAGTGATCGGTCCCAACCACCATGAATTTTGGAAGGTTTCGGCTGATACAGGTCTGCCTATCATCGATGTGGAAACCCTGTTTAGCGACAGTGATTTACAGCAGGTGTTTTTTGGCCGGACCATTGATAAGCGAGACCACTTTCCTGTCTATGTCAACACCAATGTGGTTGAACTGGATGTGCTGATTGTAGCAGCACCGATCATGATCAATGGCTCCCCCCAAGGAGCTGTTTTTCTTTATCAAACACTGGATGTGATCAATGATACCATTGAGGCAACGAAGCGGATCATTTTGTATGCAGCGGGTATTGGTTTTTTCTTGACCACCATTTTTGCTTTCTTCCTGTCTACACGGATCACGTATCCATTGCGTCAGATGAAAGTGGCCGCTGACAATATGTCCAAAGGGGACTTTCATTCCCGGGTCTCCATCCGCTCCCATGATGAAATTGGTGACTTGGCTCTGACTTTTAATCACATGGCCAAACAATTAAACGATTCCATTCAGGCGCTGTCCCATGAAAAAGAATTACTGTCCAGCATTTTGCGCAGCATGGTAGACGGTGTGATTACCCTTGACCGTAAGGGAGAGATTATCCTGATCAATCCCCCGGCTGAGAAAATGTTGAAGACATGGCGGTATGAGGAAGATATGGACGGTGAATCCCACCAACTTCCACGTTTGTTACTGGATATCTTTGATCAGGTAGTGCAAACGGAACGGGAACATGTGCGCACTGTTTCAGCCCAGGGACGCTTTTGGACCATTGTCATGGCGCCCCTTTACAACCGGGAAAAGTTAAGAGGTGTGGTGGCTGTGGTACGGGACATGACCGAAGAACGGCGCCTGGATAAATTAAGGAAGGATTTTGTGGCCAATGTCTCCCACGAGTTGCGCACACCTTTGGCTATGCTGCAGGGTTACAGCGAAGCCCTGGTAGATGATGTGGTCGACTCAGCCGAGGAGCGGAAGGAATTGGCCCGGATTATCCACGAAGAATCCTTGCGTATGGGGCGGCTGGTCAATGAGCTGTTGGATTTGGCCCGCATTCAGGCTGGTCATATTGAGCTGGACCTGGAACCAATGCCCCTGGGACCGATTGTGCACAAAACATTGCGCAAATTTACCAACCTGGCCAAGGACGAACAGATTACCCTCCGGGAGGATGTCCAAGAATCGGCTGAGCTGTATCAAGTAGATGCGGACCGGATAGAGCAAATCCTGACCAATTTGATTGATAATGCCATCCGGCATACGCCTGCCCATGGCACCGTGTCTGTTCAATTAAAAGAAGACGCTCATGGGGCTCACATCTCGGTCAAAGATACAGGTCAAGGCATTCCGGAAGAGGATCTGCCCTTCGTGTTCGAACGTTTCTATAAGGCAGATAAGGCCAGAACAAGAGGAAAATCAGGTACAGGGCTGGGCTTGGCCATTGTCAAGGACCTGGTGGAAGCACATCACGGGCACATTGACGTGCACAGCAGAGTGGGTGAAGGAACAACCTTTACCATCCATCTTCCTCGACCTTCAAAAGAGGAACACTAAAGGTGATAAGGAATGGTTAAGATCACGGGAAACCGGTGGAAATGGGCTTTTTTCGTCCTTTTGGGCGCTGTGTTGCTGCTTGTTGTGGTCCAGTTATCTGTTCTCCTGTTGTGGCTGAACCATTTGCAAACGTCTCCTGATGGGCTAGAAGAGTGGCCGCCGGGGGGAGGAAGCCAACATCTGGGAAGTGGTACAGTCTTCACCTTGAGTGCTTCTAAACAGGATTTAAACACATTGATCAGTGCCTATGTGGCTCAAGACATTGATCAGAGGGAAGCTTATGAACTATATGTGGATGATGAGATTTATTTTAAAACGGAGATTCCTATCTTTAACCGCCAGCTCCCCCTGGTTATGAGCTTTGAAGCGCAGGTTCTCTCTTCCGGCAATTTGCTGCTTAAACAGCACACCATGCGGCTGGGAGGTCTTCAGCTGCCAGCTGATCTGGTCCTGGCTGTGATCAAGGGCAGCTACCATTTCCCTGAATGGGTCACCATTAATCCAGGACAGGCTGAAATCCACCTGGCCCTAAACCAGCTTAAGATTCATGAACAGTTCTATTTGAAAGCATTAAAGTTTGATCTGAAGCAGGATGAGATTATTTTTCAGTTGATCTATGAGGAGCCTGTTTCTGAACATTAGACTTGTCCAGGGTAAAATGTCATGGTTGCCACTTAGCAACTTCCATGCTAGGATAAAAATGAACGTCATTCAGCATACAAAACAAGGGGATTGTTCACATGTTTGTTAGAAAAAGAGGTTTGGCTGTGTGGTTGAACCAAGTCAAAATGGCCAGACACTTGAGAAAGTTTGGCAACGTGCATTATGTGTCCCGGCGCATGCGCTATGTTATTTTGTATGTTGACGAAAACAAGGTTCAGGATATGATAGCTAAACTGAACCGGCTTAACTACGTGAAAAGGGTGGAACCTTCTCATCGGCATGAATTGCGCCTAGAGTTCCAGTCCAAGGCGGATAAGGCGGAAGAGTATGATTATCAATCGAGAATATAGCTTAGAATAAAAGCAAAAAGCTCCTCTTCTTCTCAAGGAAGGGAGCTTTTTGCTTTTAGATTTACAGGATGAGGATGGCCATGGCAACAATGGTGACTGTGCCGAGGCCCAGCATCACCGGAATAAAGTTTTTCCTGACCACATCAGCCGGTTTGACCCCGGCAATGCCCGCATCTGCTGCCAGACCAAAAGCCCAAGCTGTCAAAGTTCCTCCACCGGCCCAGATGGCAGCTATTTGACCCAGGGAAGCTAAAACATGAACATCAACCCCGGCTGGACCACCAATGGCTGCCG
It encodes the following:
- a CDS encoding ATP-binding protein yields the protein MTIILLVTVVLVILTFLLVQFFDHFYFEQQNEELKHLAAKIADIFESYEHDSEARYISKELVEVTQTTLVVIGPNHHEFWKVSADTGLPIIDVETLFSDSDLQQVFFGRTIDKRDHFPVYVNTNVVELDVLIVAAPIMINGSPQGAVFLYQTLDVINDTIEATKRIILYAAGIGFFLTTIFAFFLSTRITYPLRQMKVAADNMSKGDFHSRVSIRSHDEIGDLALTFNHMAKQLNDSIQALSHEKELLSSILRSMVDGVITLDRKGEIILINPPAEKMLKTWRYEEDMDGESHQLPRLLLDIFDQVVQTEREHVRTVSAQGRFWTIVMAPLYNREKLRGVVAVVRDMTEERRLDKLRKDFVANVSHELRTPLAMLQGYSEALVDDVVDSAEERKELARIIHEESLRMGRLVNELLDLARIQAGHIELDLEPMPLGPIVHKTLRKFTNLAKDEQITLREDVQESAELYQVDADRIEQILTNLIDNAIRHTPAHGTVSVQLKEDAHGAHISVKDTGQGIPEEDLPFVFERFYKADKARTRGKSGTGLGLAIVKDLVEAHHGHIDVHSRVGEGTTFTIHLPRPSKEEH
- a CDS encoding YpmS family protein encodes the protein MVKITGNRWKWAFFVLLGAVLLLVVVQLSVLLLWLNHLQTSPDGLEEWPPGGGSQHLGSGTVFTLSASKQDLNTLISAYVAQDIDQREAYELYVDDEIYFKTEIPIFNRQLPLVMSFEAQVLSSGNLLLKQHTMRLGGLQLPADLVLAVIKGSYHFPEWVTINPGQAEIHLALNQLKIHEQFYLKALKFDLKQDEIIFQLIYEEPVSEH
- a CDS encoding YlbG family protein, producing MFVRKRGLAVWLNQVKMARHLRKFGNVHYVSRRMRYVILYVDENKVQDMIAKLNRLNYVKRVEPSHRHELRLEFQSKADKAEEYDYQSRI